A genomic segment from Bos taurus isolate L1 Dominette 01449 registration number 42190680 breed Hereford chromosome 1, ARS-UCD2.0, whole genome shotgun sequence encodes:
- the C1H3orf80 gene encoding uncharacterized membrane protein C3orf80 homolog, with protein MWGPGITAEGVSVAPAPPPLLPLLLLLALALVAPSRGGGGCAELACGERERCCDAANATAVRCCKLPLHAFLDNVGWFVRKLSGLLILLVLFAIGYFLQRIICPSPRRYPRGQARPGPPGGAGQPGAAGPPDDEDDDSPELLRDEVAAGSQDSLLDSGGGGGRGRAGGGRSAPSCASEHELRVVSPVFLQLPSYEEVKYLPTYEESMRLQQLSPGEVVLPVSVLGRPRGGGAGESDGGGEGRFPLI; from the coding sequence ATGTGGGGACCCGGGATCACGGCCGAAGGCGTGTCGGTGGCTCCCGCGCCGCCaccgctgctgccgctgctgctgctgctggccctGGCGCTGGTGGCGCCCTCGCGGGGCGGCGGGGGCTGCGCGGAGCTGGCGTGCGGCGAGCGGGAGCGCTGCTGCGACGCGGCCAACGCCACCGCGGTGCGCTGCTGCAAGCTACCGCTGCACGCCTTCCTCGACAACGTGGGCTGGTTCGTCCGCAAGCTCTCGGGGCTGCTCATCCTGCTGGTGCTCTTCGCCATCGGCTACTTCCTGCAGCGCATCATCTGCCCCAGCCCACGCAGGTACCCTCGCGGGCAGGCGCGGCCGGGGCCACCGGGGGGCGCCGGGCAGCCGGGGGCTGCGGGGCCGCCCGACGACGAGGACGACGACTCGCCCGAGCTGCTGCGCGACGAGGTGGCCGCGGGCTCTCAGGACTCGCTGCTGGacagtggcggcggcggcggccggggcCGGGCCGGCGGCGGACGCTCGGCCCCCTCCTGCGCCTCGGAGCACGAGCTGCGCGTGGTGTCGCCGGTCTTCCTGCAGCTGCCCAGCTACGAGGAGGTCAAGTACTTGCCCACCTACGAGGAGTCCATGCGGCTGCAGCAGCTCAGTCCCGGGGAGGTCGTGTTGCCCGTGTCAGTACTCGGCCGCCCGCGAGGTGGCGGCGCTGGGGAGTCCGACGGCGGCGGCGAGGGCCGCTTCCCGCTCATCTGA